A window from Desulfurispora thermophila DSM 16022 encodes these proteins:
- the argF gene encoding ornithine carbamoyltransferase, giving the protein MSLPPLPANLKGRDLLTLADFSPQEILQILDWADVLKKLQKQRTPHHYLAGKTLAMIFEKSSTRTRVSFETGIYQLGGQALFLSSRDIQLGRGESIADTARVLSRYVDGIMIRTYGQQVVEELAAHATVPVINGLTDLLHPCQILADLQTIREYKGRLQGLKLAFVGDGNNVCHSLLIGCSKLGLDIAVATPPGYRPAEQIVARARDFAAAAGSSVLITGDPAEAVRGADVLVTDVWASMGQEQEQQEREKVFAPYQLNAQLVALAAPDYIFLHCLPAHRGEEVTAEIIDGPHSAVWDEAENRLHAQKAVMALLMQD; this is encoded by the coding sequence ATGTCGCTACCGCCGCTGCCCGCTAACCTGAAAGGACGGGATCTGCTCACGCTGGCCGACTTCAGCCCGCAGGAAATCTTGCAAATTCTGGACTGGGCGGATGTTTTGAAAAAGTTACAGAAACAGAGGACACCGCATCACTATCTGGCCGGCAAGACACTGGCCATGATTTTTGAAAAATCCTCCACCCGCACCCGGGTATCCTTTGAAACCGGCATCTACCAGCTGGGCGGACAGGCTCTGTTTTTGAGCAGCCGCGACATCCAGCTGGGCCGGGGGGAAAGTATTGCCGACACGGCCCGCGTGCTCTCCCGCTATGTGGACGGCATCATGATCCGCACTTACGGGCAGCAGGTGGTGGAGGAACTGGCCGCACACGCCACGGTACCTGTGATCAACGGTTTGACCGACCTGCTGCACCCCTGCCAGATCCTGGCCGACCTGCAGACCATTCGCGAGTACAAAGGGCGGCTCCAGGGCCTGAAACTGGCCTTTGTGGGCGATGGCAACAATGTCTGTCACTCGCTGCTCATCGGCTGCAGCAAGCTGGGGCTGGACATAGCCGTGGCCACGCCGCCCGGTTACCGGCCGGCGGAGCAGATTGTGGCCAGAGCGCGTGATTTTGCCGCCGCTGCCGGCAGCAGTGTGCTGATCACCGGGGATCCGGCCGAGGCGGTGCGGGGGGCCGATGTACTGGTCACCGATGTCTGGGCCAGTATGGGCCAGGAACAGGAGCAACAGGAACGGGAGAAGGTATTCGCCCCTTACCAGCTAAATGCTCAACTGGTCGCTCTGGCCGCGCCCGATTATATCTTTCTGCACTGTCTGCCCGCCCACCGCGGGGAGGAAGTGACGGCCGAGATCATTGACGGGCCCCATTCCGCCGTCTGGGATGAAGCGGAAAACCGCCTGCACGCCC